The following proteins are co-located in the Methanomassiliicoccales archaeon genome:
- a CDS encoding valine--tRNA ligase has translation MSQYDPVPTERKWQQKWKEWGIYRFDFSSSKPVYSIDNPPRYTSGALHLGHATGYSLIDFAARYRRMRGYNVFFPLCFDVNGTPTEVKVEREYGITKLSVPRQEYIRLCKEYAESFIDEMTRQFEILGTCMDPSIYYQTDAPYYRRITQISFLRMLKKGLVYKGTFPVNWCPRCITALADAEVEYEQNVTNLNFIKFRIKGTDDYAVIATTRPELICTCQIVAVHPDDEKHKTLIGKTLLTPLYEKEVTVIADNKVDPGFGSGVVMICTIGDKDDLEWVMKYNLPLEKGIDEQGKMTEIAGPYAGLKVKEARKRILEDLKNAGLLVKQIEIEQNVGTCWRCHEPIEFLQIPQWFLKTLDFKDEVLAKADEIRWFPEFMKIRLRDWVMSLEWDWVISRQRYFATPIPVWECMNCGEIVPAREEDCYVDPTVDPPPVESCPKCGGPLKGCEDVFDTWMDSSISPLYNTFWLRDEERFKKLYPMSLRPQSHDIIRTWAFYTILREYLLVGERPWNDIMIHGFIMAADGTPMHASKGNVIDPMPILEKNGADALRYYACTCSLGEDNAFREKDVVHGGRLCTKLWNIGKFVGSVIKEKPKPCELSAVDKWILSKYSRVVKLATEYCENYSFDKAMREIEQFAWHEFADHYIEMVKYRAWKEDDEGAKYTLYTVCLGIMKMFAPFLPHVTEEVYQTTFRQFEGDISIHVSMWPEPVLIDEASEEKGEFAKEIISAIRSWKAEKGIPLNETLRLVEIIGEKTKSLEGCERDIMETVRAAEFKVEREAKVEEIIVGLRPIKSKIGPRFKERAKEVSSIVSQLSTEEIAKGIESGRLEITLADGTPVTLEKDMFEIEKKLMLQGVEVETIQVGEVLVAIRR, from the coding sequence ATGAGCCAATACGACCCTGTACCGACGGAAAGAAAGTGGCAGCAGAAATGGAAGGAATGGGGGATCTATCGATTTGATTTCTCATCTTCCAAACCAGTGTATAGCATCGACAACCCGCCTCGGTATACATCCGGAGCCCTTCATCTCGGTCATGCAACTGGCTATTCCCTCATTGACTTTGCAGCACGGTACAGAAGGATGAGGGGTTACAACGTTTTCTTCCCCCTCTGCTTCGATGTCAACGGCACGCCAACTGAAGTCAAGGTGGAGAGAGAATACGGGATCACGAAGCTATCAGTCCCGAGGCAAGAGTATATCAGGCTCTGCAAGGAGTATGCCGAGAGCTTCATCGATGAGATGACGCGACAATTCGAGATCCTAGGCACATGCATGGATCCCAGTATTTATTATCAGACGGACGCACCGTACTATAGGAGGATCACCCAGATCTCGTTTTTACGGATGCTGAAAAAAGGACTCGTTTACAAGGGGACATTTCCAGTCAACTGGTGTCCCCGTTGCATCACGGCCCTTGCAGACGCAGAAGTCGAGTATGAACAGAATGTGACCAATCTCAATTTCATCAAGTTCAGAATCAAGGGCACGGACGATTATGCGGTTATCGCGACGACGAGACCTGAACTCATTTGCACCTGCCAGATCGTCGCAGTTCACCCCGATGATGAGAAACATAAGACGCTCATTGGAAAGACCCTGTTAACGCCTCTCTACGAAAAAGAGGTAACTGTGATTGCGGACAATAAGGTCGATCCTGGCTTCGGTTCTGGCGTCGTCATGATCTGCACGATCGGCGACAAGGATGACCTCGAATGGGTGATGAAATATAACCTCCCGCTAGAAAAGGGAATTGATGAGCAGGGTAAAATGACGGAGATCGCGGGGCCATATGCTGGTCTCAAAGTAAAAGAGGCAAGGAAGCGCATCCTCGAAGATCTCAAGAACGCTGGATTGCTCGTTAAACAGATTGAGATCGAACAGAACGTCGGTACCTGCTGGCGTTGCCATGAACCAATTGAATTCTTGCAAATTCCTCAATGGTTCCTGAAAACGCTCGACTTTAAAGACGAAGTTCTTGCAAAAGCGGATGAGATCCGGTGGTTCCCCGAGTTCATGAAGATCAGGCTGAGGGACTGGGTCATGTCCCTTGAATGGGACTGGGTCATTTCCAGGCAACGCTATTTTGCAACACCAATCCCAGTTTGGGAATGCATGAACTGCGGTGAAATCGTCCCGGCCCGCGAGGAGGACTGCTACGTTGATCCGACTGTTGATCCACCGCCAGTTGAAAGCTGTCCGAAATGCGGTGGGCCGCTCAAGGGATGCGAAGATGTCTTCGACACGTGGATGGACTCGAGCATTTCACCCCTCTACAATACATTCTGGCTGAGGGACGAAGAAAGATTCAAGAAACTGTACCCAATGTCCCTCCGCCCGCAATCACATGACATTATCAGGACATGGGCGTTTTACACGATCCTCAGGGAATACCTGCTCGTCGGAGAGAGGCCGTGGAATGACATAATGATCCACGGGTTCATCATGGCTGCGGATGGCACGCCGATGCACGCATCGAAGGGCAATGTTATCGATCCAATGCCGATCCTCGAAAAGAATGGTGCGGATGCACTGCGGTATTACGCGTGTACATGCTCTCTTGGCGAGGACAACGCGTTTAGGGAGAAGGACGTCGTCCACGGTGGCAGGCTGTGCACGAAGCTCTGGAACATCGGCAAATTCGTTGGTAGTGTGATCAAGGAAAAACCGAAGCCATGTGAGTTAAGTGCGGTCGACAAATGGATTCTTTCGAAGTACAGCCGTGTGGTCAAGTTAGCGACGGAGTATTGCGAGAATTACTCTTTTGACAAAGCGATGCGGGAGATCGAGCAGTTTGCATGGCATGAATTCGCCGATCATTACATTGAGATGGTCAAGTACAGGGCCTGGAAGGAGGATGATGAGGGCGCGAAATACACACTCTACACGGTCTGCCTCGGCATCATGAAAATGTTCGCACCGTTCTTACCACACGTAACTGAAGAGGTGTACCAGACGACTTTCCGTCAATTTGAAGGGGACATAAGCATCCACGTCTCGATGTGGCCCGAGCCGGTCCTCATTGATGAGGCGAGCGAGGAAAAAGGTGAATTCGCGAAAGAGATCATCAGTGCCATCAGGTCTTGGAAAGCAGAGAAGGGGATTCCGCTTAACGAAACTCTACGCCTTGTCGAAATTATTGGTGAAAAAACGAAGAGTCTCGAGGGTTGCGAGAGAGATATTATGGAGACTGTGAGAGCGGCAGAATTCAAAGTTGAGAGGGAAGCGAAGGTCGAAGAGATCATTGTTGGTCTCAGGCCAATAAAATCAAAGATCGGGCCACGATTTAAGGAGAGGGCGAAAGAGGTTTCTTCGATCGTCAGCCAGTTAAGCACAGAAGAGATCGCCAAAGGAATTGAAAGCGGTCGTCTCGAAATCACGTTGGCAGATGGGACGCCAGTGACTCTCGAGAAGGACATGTTTGAAATCGAGAAGAAACTCATGTTGCAAGGCGTCGAGGTCGAGACGATTCAGGTGGGAGAGGTACTCGTCGCCATTAGAAGGTGA
- a CDS encoding CBS domain-containing protein, whose amino-acid sequence MRGENLESVKVREQIRSVLDLTKAGDIMKTEFEVVDPETTISNIVSKMRALDLHEIPVVEDNGKFVGIVSYASLIKRKNLPTTTKAKSLVEIPPKITSSTVLTDLAEKIVSTSYRQMPVIRGKKISGIVSREDIVRVVPKVKELASMPVSEIMTTDVRSVREKDPIRVAVDLMSKLEIRALPVVDESGKLTGIIGIKEIINYNWQERKRETVGELVGSSEPIEIEVGSLAVDHPLTVTPQTHLQEAIRIMIDNKISTLPIVEDDKLKGIVTTYDIVELVASFKARDMVYVQITGLEEEDRLSLDVMDEEIERELKKIAKISKPLLFTLHVSKYSETGNVAKYSLNGRLITEEKVFVAKATEWNLMKATISLMHTLSEMVKSTKDEMIDQRKKARISS is encoded by the coding sequence TTGAGGGGAGAAAATCTTGAATCAGTGAAAGTGAGAGAGCAGATTAGGTCAGTGCTCGATCTGACGAAAGCAGGAGACATCATGAAGACTGAGTTTGAAGTCGTTGACCCTGAGACAACGATTTCCAATATCGTCTCAAAGATGAGAGCACTCGACCTTCATGAGATACCAGTTGTTGAGGATAATGGTAAATTCGTCGGGATTGTGAGTTACGCCTCGCTCATTAAGCGAAAGAATCTGCCGACTACGACCAAAGCGAAATCACTCGTTGAAATCCCTCCGAAAATTACGTCGAGTACCGTTCTCACCGACCTTGCTGAGAAGATCGTTTCAACGAGTTACCGACAGATGCCAGTCATTAGGGGAAAGAAGATTTCTGGCATAGTCTCAAGAGAGGATATTGTGAGGGTCGTCCCGAAGGTCAAGGAACTCGCATCGATGCCTGTGTCGGAGATCATGACGACAGACGTGCGGTCAGTCCGGGAAAAAGACCCGATCAGGGTTGCGGTTGATCTGATGTCAAAGCTTGAGATCAGGGCACTGCCAGTAGTCGATGAGAGCGGGAAATTGACCGGTATCATCGGGATAAAGGAGATCATCAATTACAACTGGCAGGAGAGGAAAAGGGAGACTGTAGGTGAACTCGTAGGGAGTAGCGAACCCATTGAGATCGAAGTCGGTTCCCTAGCTGTTGATCATCCATTGACTGTGACGCCACAAACGCACTTGCAAGAGGCGATCAGGATCATGATCGACAACAAGATCTCAACGCTTCCAATCGTCGAGGATGATAAATTGAAGGGAATCGTCACAACATACGATATCGTTGAATTGGTCGCATCGTTCAAGGCGAGGGACATGGTCTATGTGCAGATCACTGGCTTAGAAGAGGAAGATCGCTTGTCCCTTGATGTGATGGATGAGGAGATCGAGAGAGAACTGAAAAAGATCGCGAAGATATCGAAGCCACTCCTCTTCACCCTACACGTTTCAAAGTACAGCGAAACTGGTAATGTGGCGAAATACAGTCTCAACGGTCGTCTGATCACCGAGGAGAAAGTATTCGTGGCGAAGGCGACCGAATGGAACCTCATGAAAGCAACAATATCGTTGATGCATACGCTCTCAGAGATGGTCAAGAGCACAAAAGACGAGATGATCGACCAGAGGAAGAAGGCACGAATCTCTTCATGA
- the glyS gene encoding glycine--tRNA ligase, which produces MDASDILALCKRRGFIWPAFEIYGGVAGMYDYGPLGIAMKNNIIDIWRKAYTLGEGFIEIDGPTIGPEIVFKASGHVDAFSDSIVSCKQCKESFRADHLAKGLHSNPDSLSNEELSKLLTENEVKCPECGGELTDVEDFNLMFKTTIGPGAGRLGYLRPETAQNIFVNYLQLYRYAREKLPFGAIQIGRGYRNEISPRQGVIRLREFNMMEAELFVDPENKTWPRFDKIKNEKMKLVPNNGEEIEISVGEAVEKHMIGNATLAYFMYFTQEFLKTVGIDPERLRFRQHLQTEMAHYASDCWDAEVLLSYGWTEVVGIADRGCWDLSRHIEFSNADLTAFKKYDEPVEIEKEVIKPKYELLGPKFKGKSAKIGKALEETDPSKIKDGKIAIDVDGETITIGSEFFEVIRVKEKVTGKKIVPHVIEPSHGLDRIFYACLEHAYTQKSDGYVVLRLKPAIAPIKVGVFPLMAKDGLDVKAAEIDERIRMSGITSYYDDSGSIGRRYARMDEIGTPWCITVDYQTLKDGTVTIRDRDTTKQVRIHEEKIVQTINSLLCGTPFSALEQ; this is translated from the coding sequence ATGGACGCAAGCGATATTCTTGCACTGTGTAAACGCAGAGGATTTATCTGGCCTGCATTCGAAATCTATGGTGGCGTTGCCGGGATGTACGACTACGGTCCACTCGGTATCGCGATGAAGAATAACATCATAGATATCTGGCGGAAGGCATACACATTGGGAGAGGGGTTCATCGAGATCGACGGTCCGACGATTGGCCCTGAGATCGTGTTCAAGGCATCCGGGCACGTAGACGCGTTCTCGGATTCAATCGTCTCCTGCAAACAGTGTAAGGAATCATTCCGGGCGGATCACTTGGCAAAGGGTTTGCACAGCAACCCAGACTCCCTTTCAAATGAAGAGCTTTCGAAGTTACTGACGGAGAATGAGGTCAAGTGTCCTGAATGCGGTGGCGAGCTCACAGATGTCGAGGACTTCAACCTCATGTTCAAGACCACGATAGGCCCTGGTGCGGGCAGGTTAGGATACTTAAGACCAGAAACTGCCCAGAACATCTTTGTCAATTATCTGCAGCTTTACAGGTACGCGAGGGAAAAGCTGCCGTTTGGTGCGATTCAGATTGGACGGGGCTACAGAAACGAGATTTCACCACGCCAGGGTGTCATCAGGCTGCGAGAGTTCAACATGATGGAAGCTGAGCTCTTTGTCGACCCAGAGAACAAAACGTGGCCTAGATTCGATAAGATTAAGAACGAAAAGATGAAGCTCGTACCGAACAACGGCGAGGAGATCGAAATTTCTGTTGGGGAAGCGGTTGAAAAGCATATGATCGGAAATGCGACCCTTGCTTATTTCATGTACTTCACTCAAGAATTCTTGAAGACAGTTGGTATCGACCCAGAACGCCTGCGGTTCAGACAACACTTGCAGACGGAAATGGCTCATTATGCGTCGGATTGCTGGGACGCAGAAGTCCTGTTGTCATATGGGTGGACAGAGGTCGTTGGCATCGCTGACCGTGGATGCTGGGACCTCTCCAGACACATCGAGTTCTCGAATGCTGATCTCACCGCTTTCAAGAAATATGACGAGCCGGTTGAGATTGAAAAAGAGGTCATCAAACCGAAGTACGAGCTCTTAGGTCCCAAGTTCAAGGGGAAATCCGCGAAAATCGGGAAGGCGCTGGAAGAGACCGATCCCTCCAAGATTAAGGATGGGAAGATCGCGATTGATGTGGACGGCGAGACGATAACGATAGGGAGCGAGTTCTTTGAGGTTATCAGGGTAAAGGAAAAAGTTACTGGCAAAAAAATCGTGCCACACGTGATCGAGCCTTCCCATGGACTGGACAGGATATTCTATGCGTGCCTGGAACATGCATACACGCAGAAGAGTGACGGATATGTTGTGCTGAGGCTCAAACCCGCTATCGCACCGATCAAGGTCGGGGTATTCCCGCTCATGGCAAAGGACGGCCTCGATGTAAAGGCTGCGGAGATCGATGAACGGATACGGATGAGTGGCATCACCTCGTATTACGATGATTCTGGTTCGATTGGTAGGAGATACGCTAGAATGGACGAGATCGGCACTCCTTGGTGCATAACGGTTGACTACCAGACATTGAAAGACGGTACGGTGACGATCAGGGACAGGGACACGACGAAACAGGTCAGGATCCATGAGGAAAAGATTGTCCAAACGATAAACTCGCTGCTTTGCGGGACGCCGTTCAGTGCATTGGAACAGTGA